In Phragmitibacter flavus, the sequence CCACAGCAATCGACGCGCTTTGTCGAGGCTGACGTTGTCCGGCCAGCTGTTGAGCGGCGCGAAGCGCTGTTGTCCCCGACCGCCGCCGCCACGACCATCACCCGTGCGATAGGTGCCAGCGCTGTGCCAGGCCATGCGGATGAACAGACCGCCGTAGTGACCGAAGTCGGCTGGCCACCAATCCTGTGAATCGGTCATCAAGGCCGCAAGATCGGCTTTCAATGCCGCAAGGTCCAAAGTCTTGAACTCTTCCGCGTAGTTGAATTCGCCACCCATCGGGTCGGACTTGGACGAATGCTGATGCAGAAGTTCAATCTTCAAACGGTTTGGCCACCAGTCATGATTGGTCGTGCCTCCGCCAGTGGCGGCGGTTGAGGCGGTGTGGTTGAAGGGACATTTGGCTTCGGTTTGGTTGTCTGACATAGAGTTTGATTTGGGTGAGATGAAGGGTGGGAGTGAATGATTAAATGTTCGACACGATTTGAGTGAACTAAATGGAGTTTGAAGGACGACAGTCGGGACAAATGCCCCAATAAATGACCTCGGCTTCGTCGATCTGAAAACCGAAGTCGTGAGACGCATTCAAGCAGGGAGCCGGGCCGATGGCGCAATCGACATCAAGCGTTTTTCCACAACTACGGCAGATCAGGTGGTGATGGTTGTCGCCGATCCGATCCTCATAAAGAGCGGCAGACCCGGCCGGTTGAATGCGCCGAACCAGTCCCTTTTTGACCAGCATGCCGAGGGCATCATAAACCGCCTGTTGAGAGATCGCACCGATCTTGGCGCGAACCTCTTCGGCGATTATGTCCACGGTGCTGTGCGGCCGGCTCGAAACAGCATTCAGCACGGCCAAACGTTGGGCCGTAACAGGAATGCCGTTTTGACGAAGGAGGGCGGCAGGATCGGACACAAGATAGAGTTACTAAAGATCTGGAGCGAGTCCAGAACTTTTTGAATTTAAATCGTGCACGCAATATCTGGAGTGCGGGGCTTTGCACCGCTTTGGATCCGGCAGAATTGGGGAAACTGCAGCTTTATCCCTACCTGTCATGTCGCGATCCCGTCCAAAGCGCCGCTGAGCGGCGCACTCCAAAATCAAGCGCCTTTCAGCATCTCATCAAAGAACGTGATGGTCCGCTCCCAGGCGAGTTTGGCAGCGGCTTCGTCATATCGCGGTGTGGTGTCGTTGTGGAAACCGTGGTTGGTGCCGGGATAGGTGTGGGCGGTGTAACGAGTATTGGCTTCTTTAAGCGCGGCTTCATAAGCGGGCCAGCCTTCGTTGACCTTTGGATCGTTTTCGGCGTAGTGAATCAGAAGAGCGCCTTTGATCTTCGGCACATCGGCAACGGCGGGTTGACGGCCATAAAACGGGACGGCGGCGAGGATCAGCTCAGGCAGACGCACGGCGAGCGTGTTTGACATGCCACCACCGTAACAAAAGCCGACCACGCCCATTTTGCCATTGCAGGCCTCGTGTTTGGAGAGCCATTTGGCGGCGGCGATGAAGTCTTCGGTCATCTCTACCTGATCGCGTTTGGCCTGCATCGTCCGACCTTCATCGTCGCTGCCGGGATATCCACCAAGTGGAAACAGGGCATCCGGCGCAAAAGCAACATAACCCGCGGTGGCGACACGTCGGGCGACATCTTCGACATAAGGATTGAGTCCACGGTTCTCATGGATCACGATCACCCCGGGAACTTTGCCAGCAGCTTTGGCAGGTTTTACCAGAACGCCACGCATCTTGCCCGCGCCCTGCGGGGAATCGTATTCCGCATACGCGGCTTCGATGCGCGGATCATCCTTGGCCACCTGTTCGGCAAGCGCATAGTTGGGACTGAGCATTTGCAACAGCGAAGCCGCCGTCACACCACCCACGGTAAAACGCGAAGCCCGCTCCAAGAACCCTCGGCGGTCGACGCGACCATGCACATATTCATCATAAAGATTCAGGAGGTCCTGATCGAAGTCGGCAGCAGTTTGGCGTGGTCTCATCATGCCAGCTTAGTGACTTCACCGGCCATTGTGAAGCCTCGAATCGCGGAGGTTGATCCTCCAAACAAGCTGCTGTGGGCTTGCCCCCCAATTGGCAATCTGTTTCGATAGTGCGATTTTACGCAAGCTTTTGCGATGGGCGGACACTTGATCTTGAACACGACGACGATGAACCCGATGCCCACCCCAACCATTGATCAAGAGCTGGCCGCGCTGCATGCGGGCAAGACCTCGGCAACTTGTGCGAAGATCGTCGCGCTGTATGGGCCGCTGGTAAAAAGCGCCTGCCGCAGAGTGCTCCGCGATGATGGACTGGCCGAAGATGCGGCGCAGGAGACTTTTGTGCTGCTGATGAAGAAGGCGAAATCCTTGCCACCAAGCACCTCCCTGGCAGGCTGGCTTTATCATGCAGCGTGCCGCACCGCATTGAATCATCAGCGGACGGCGATGCGTCGTCGGGTCCGCGAAAACTCCGTGGAGGCCATGAATCAAATGATACCCGATACCCAACCCAATCTCTGGACAGAAATCGAGCCGCACTTGGACGATGCCATGCTTGCCCTCCCCGAACGTCAGCGTGATCTGGTGGTGCAATGCTACTTCCAAAACCAATCGCAACGATCAGCGGCAGCGGCCTTGGGTTGTTCGGAAAGCGTCGTCAGTCGCGAACTCAGTGCCGCGATTGAGGGGCTCCGGCAGTTCATCACCAAACGTCGCGTCGTGGTCAGCAGTGTGGCGCTGACCGGCTTGCTTTCAACCCACGCGGCATCTGCCTCAATGACGGGAAGCGCCGTGATGGTGTCGGCGATGATGTCCGCGACGACCTCAGCTTCTTTGATGGCGGCACTGATCCAGTCGAAGCTCGTGCTCGCCGCCGTGGCCGTCGTCGGCACAGCGACCGTTGCCACCGTCGGTTATCAACAGATGACTTCGCCGACACGCCCGGCAACCTCGCAAGCCGTTAAACCCAACAACGCGGTTAGTTCCGTGAACACCTCCATCAACGTCACGTTTTCTGACCACAAAAGCGCGGCTGGCAATGCTTCATGGCGCGGGAAGTGGGATGCAAGCTTTCGATTCACCAGTGCGATGGCTTTAAACGAACGGAAGAAACAGGTGCTGCTGGAAAGCGATCCCGACCTGAGATACGCCTTGTTGCAGAAGATGGGGGTGTTGCTGTCGCGCGCTGCCTTTGACGATCTCATCGCCAAAGACCTGGATGCGAGCGTGGCCCCATGGCGCGACCCCTTTGCGGTGTTGGCCAATCGCACCGAAATGTTCGACCATTACCTGATGGCCTGGAGCAATGAAGACCCACTGGCCGCGCTAAACTGGGTGACCGCGCAGCCTGATGGCGGACTGGGCATGCGCAAACAACTTCTCTACGCATTGGAGGCCAGACAGTTGCAACCCGAAACCCTGCGCGAGTGGATCAATAGCTTGACGGTAAAATCCATGCAGGAAGAGGCCATCATCGCATTGGAGTCGATCGGAAATCCCTCTTCGCTGATTGCCCGGATGGGCACTGGCGGCAACGAAGGTTTTCTTGTGGATCTGGCGATGCTGAACAACGGCCAGGGGCTTGATTGGACCGCGTTCGGTGCCAAGCTTGCTGCAGGCAAAAGCGCCATCGTGGCCCGCGCCATGAGGTTGGTGTTGAAGGGCGACATTGCAAAACCGCAGCTCGACCAGATGATTCGGCAACTGGCCCAGTCTCCCGATGTGAACATTCGCGTCGGAGCGCCCGCCATCTTGAGAGCCGCTCGAGGAGATGCGGGTGTCGACTACCCCCATGCGCTGCAACTGGCCGCCATGTGCGATCAGGCCGGAATGAGCAACTTCAGCTCCAGCATCTTTCAAGGCTGGGCGGTGGCGGATCCCTCGGCGGCGATGCAATATGCAGGTGGCTTGAGAGATCTTGCCAGCATGCGCGAGGTCATTGCCGCCCTGCCGACGCTTCCCGATGAGGCGACGATGCTTTCCTGGATGACGGGCACTCCAACAAAAGCGCAAGACATCGCATTGTCCGCCCTTTACGGTCGCAGCACCAACGGCCCCTTTGACCAGCTTCAAAAAATCATGGAGTCCACCAGCATCATGGACCAGGTGGAAGCGGCGCTGGAGGTGATGCGCATGGTGCCCTTGTCTCAAGCCCCTGCCGCTGCCGAATGGATCAAGCAACTGCCGGAGAGTGAAGATCGTCAGCTCCTCTCCCGAGCTTTAACCCGCCGACTGGCCACCGTCGATCCACAAGCCACGCTGGAACTCGTGCAAAGCTCCGGGTTGCAGGGACAGGATTACGAAGAAACCCTCACCCAGGCAGTGACGCAGTTCGCGGCACAAAATGATCTCGCCAAGTCGACCCAGTTCATCAAACAGATCACCGATCCACAGATGCATGACAAAGCCCTTGGCCAGCTTGCCATGGTGAAGTTTCCCGGCCATCCGCAGGACGCTTATGCCTATCTTCAGACTCATGCACAACTCGACTGGCAAGCCTCTGCCCTGCGCATGCTCAGCGATCTCTACTACAACAAACTCGGCAACATCGACGCCAATGCCGCCGAGATCCTCAAGCTCGATCTGCCAAGGCTCGGACCTGATGTGGCTCTGCGAGCCAGCAAGCTTTGCAAAATCTGGGTCGATCACCAAGTGCCCTTGAACGTGCCTCTCACCTGGACACAGCAACTACCGGCGTCCATGGGCCGGGATGCCCGACTGCAGCTGGCCAGAAACCAGCAACTCAAGCCTGCCACCGTTGAGCAATACCAAGCCTGGACCCAAGCCGCAACCATCAGCGTTGATGAGCGCAATCAACTACTCAAAGTGTTAAGCAAGCGTGTCGACGGCCAGGCCGCAAGGTAGGGTGCCCTTCGACAGCCCATTCACTCTTCATCAGGAATCTCTGCCTCGACCAGCTTAGCAAGAAGAATCAGCGATTCCTGCCAGCCCACATAACAGGCTTCAGCGGGAATCATTGAGGGAATGCCTTCTTGGGTAATATGCATCTCGGTTCCGCAAAACACCTGCTTGAGTTCGATGGTGGTGATCATTTCGCCCGGTAGATTCGGATCGTCGAACTTATCGCTGTAGCGAAGTCGCTCACCAGGTTTCAACTCAAGATAAGTTCCGCCAAACGAATGACTTTTGCCGCTGCTGAAGTTGGTGAAGGACATCCTGAAAACGCCGCCAACGGTGGCATTCATCTCATGGACCTTGCAGGTGAACCCGTTCGGAGGCAGCCACTTGACCGTGGCATCGGCATCCAGAAAAGCACGATAAACACGCTCGGTCGGCGCTTTGATTACGCGGTGAAGTTTAATGGTCTGGGTGCTGGTGGCGGTGTTGTTGTCGGTTTTGGTAGTCATATGGATTCGTTGAACGGTGTTTCCATATCACGACGAACAAACCTTGCGCGTCAGGACAACTTTTTATGCTGCGGAACTTACACCGTCAGCCGACCTTCGATGGAATCATCCAAAGTTTTGCCGGTGGCAGCGCCGATCAGCATCTTGATTCCCGCAACGAGGGTCCCATGTTTGGTGTCCCAATAATATCCTTCAAAAGGCTGAAACTTGATGACGGTGATGCGTGGATCATCAATTCCCCCTGTGAACCAGGTTTTAAGAATGGGCTGCCACAATTCTTCGATCTTCGCGCGATCTTTGGACACCGTCGCCTTCCCTTTGAGTTCCAGAAAGTCGGAGTGCGCCGAACCCTGAAAATACAACGCCACACTTGGATCCATCTCCAGTTCGTGATTTTTATGGCTGTCGTCCGGACTCAAAAACCAGAGGGCTCCAGAATCGTCCACTGTTTGCACGCTCATGGGTCGTGCCGCGCTGGAACCTGTCAGTGGATTGGCGGTGCAAAAAAAACAGGAGTTGGTCTTTTCAACCAGTTCCTTGATTTTATCGATGGCCAGTTTGCCTTGCAGATCGGCGTGATTCTCTTCGGGCTGATTTTGATTGATGGAATCCATATTCGTTGGGGTGCGTGAGTCTGATCCTTATTCGCACCCGAACGAAGCTATGGCCCTCATGATGTATCACGAGTTGGCCAACGTTGCCTGCTCAAGGCTTAAATCCGACGACCATGGAATCCGGTCCGACTAGGTGCTCAACGCGGCACAGGCGAAATCCTGCCTGCTGCATCCAGCCCACACAATCGGCCCCGGTGTAGTCGAAACCACCAGGAGTTTCGATGAGCATGTTTAAGCTCATCAACAAACCAAAGGTGTTTGAACGACGTTCATTATCGATGATCGCGTCGAAGACAATCACTGCGCCACCCGACGGGAGCGCGTCATAAGCTTTCTTCAGCAGTATCTGTTTAACTTCCAGATCCCAGTCATGCAGGATATGGGCAAACAGCAGCACATCGGCTTTCGGCAATTCATCAGTAAAGAAGCTGCCACCTTGGAAACTGACGCGATCTGCCACCCCGCACTCATCCAGGTATTCTTCAAAGATGGGTCCGACTTCGGGCAGATCGTAGCCGATGCCACGAAGGTGCGGATTGGCGAGCGCAATCTGCACCGGAAGATCGCCCTGCGCGGTGCCGATATCGGCGAAGGTTTGGTAATCGGACCAGGGAAATTGACGTGCGATGGCAAGGTTGCCACCGCGACTGACGCCGGACATGGCTCTCAGAAATTCGCGTAAGCGGGCGGGATCGGCATACAGTGCCGCAAAGGGATCAGGACCGCCACCTTTGGACTCGTTTTGCGGTTCACCAGTGCGCAACGCGGTGGAAAGGTCTCCCCAAAATGGATAAAGCCGATGATTGGCCATTTCGAGAATTCCCCCAATATAGGACGGCTTGTTCTGGTCCAGAAACGCATCCGTCTCGTCGGAGTTACGATAAGTGCCCTCCTCGTCGCGCTGAAGCATTCCGATAGATACCAAAACATCCAGAAAATCGCGCGCACCACGCGGATGAAGTCCGAGTCTACCTTGAAGGGAGGCCACGTCACCGGGTTGTTTGGCGAGCTCCGTGAACACGCCCATTTCGACCGCGCTGAGAAGAGTTTTGGAAGCCCAGAAGGCCAGGCCGGTTTGAAGGATGTGGTCAGGTGTAATGCTCATAGAAAAGTGGCGGAAATGTTCGATCAAGAAAGCCTCAGAAGGCAACCCTGTAAACTAGTCCAAAGGTGAATCGACAAATTTTAATTCACTGTTCGCTTCATCACGCCACAGTTCTCCCTTGATGGCATCACGAATCCGCCGCATAGACCCTGATGCATTCTTGGATCGGCACCTCCGGCTTTCAATACAAGGAATGGAAGGGCAAGTTTTACCCCGAAGGCACCTCGGCTGCCAAAATGCTTGGCTACTACTCCAGCCAGTTCAGCAGCACCGAAATCAACTACACGTTTCGCAGCATCCCCAGCGAAAAAACCATTCAGCGTTGGTCCGCCGAGACGCCTGACGACTTTCGTTTCAGTCTGAAAGCCCCGCAACGAGTCACCCATTTTGCCAAACTCAAAGACTGCAGCGAGATCATGACCATCTTCAATGAAGCCGTCAGCGGACTGAACAAAAAACGCGGTCCGCTGTTGTTTCAATTGCCAGCAACTTTCAAAAAAGACGCCGGTCTGCTTCGTGAATTTCTCACGTCGTTGCCAAAGAAAAACTCATTGAGCAGCGCCTTTGAGTTCCGTCACGAATCGTGGTTCAACGACGAAGTGAATGAGATCCTGGCCGATCACGATGCCGCGTTATGCATCGCCGAGTCGGACGAAATCGAAACACCCCAAGTCGCCACTGCAAAGTTTGGTTATCTGCGTTTGCGACGAGAAGACTACCGCAAGCCCGACCTCAATCGTTGGGCAAAATTCGTTGCAGCACAGGCCTCCCGATGGTCCGAGGTCTTTGTTTACTTCAAGCACGAAGATACCTGCGTGGGCCCCGGCTTTGCGGAGACCTTTGCGGATGCGCTCCGACATGGTTGATGCGGTTTGATCCAGATTGCGCTTTCGAGTTTTTCGACTTTGGATCGGTGCTTTCCTGACATCCCCGCTCAACGGTGAACAAGCCCTCCCGTCAGGGCGCCTCCCCCGTTCCGCAGGAGGTTAGGACTTGATTCAGATTCCCCAAAAACGAGTTATCCCATCACTTGACCTCCTTACCTATCCAATCAAGATTATGAGCTTCTCCATTGACGCTGATGTTTGTTTTCATCGGCCTTGCCGCCAACATTTCAGGACTGGTGCTTGCGGCGGATGGCGCTGAGCGTGCATCTTTCTGCCCGTCCGGTTTCAAACCAAACCGCCACATTACAGACAAGGCACGCCTTATCGCTTGCCATTGCTGGGAGTCCTGCTACCCAGAATCCGCTTGTTCTCGGATAAAGGATTCCTCATCACCCGCTCCTGCGGAAATTTTCAAATTCAGCTTCTTCATAAAAAAACATCCATGGCAAATATACATTTTATCGGCGGTGAAAAAGGCGGCGTTGGCAAGTCTGTTTTGGCTCGTGTCCTTGCCCAATACTTCATTGATCGCAGCAAACCTTTTCTCGGTTTCGACACGGACCGTTCCCACGGCTCCCTGCTGCGTTTTTACTCCGACTTCGCCTCGCCGGTCGTCGTGGACCGTTACGAAAGTCTCGACAATGTGGTCGAAGCCGCCAGCGAAAACCCCGACAAGCGCATCCTCGTGGACCTGGCAGCCCAAACTCATGACTCCCTGGTCAAATGGATGGACGAATCCGGTGTCCTCGAAGCCACCGGCGAACTCGGACTGACCATCACCTACTGGCATGTGATGGATTCCGGAAAAGACTCCGTCGA encodes:
- a CDS encoding Fur family transcriptional regulator gives rise to the protein MSDPAALLRQNGIPVTAQRLAVLNAVSSRPHSTVDIIAEEVRAKIGAISQQAVYDALGMLVKKGLVRRIQPAGSAALYEDRIGDNHHHLICRSCGKTLDVDCAIGPAPCLNASHDFGFQIDEAEVIYWGICPDCRPSNSI
- the yghX gene encoding YghX family hydrolase — its product is MMRPRQTAADFDQDLLNLYDEYVHGRVDRRGFLERASRFTVGGVTAASLLQMLSPNYALAEQVAKDDPRIEAAYAEYDSPQGAGKMRGVLVKPAKAAGKVPGVIVIHENRGLNPYVEDVARRVATAGYVAFAPDALFPLGGYPGSDDEGRTMQAKRDQVEMTEDFIAAAKWLSKHEACNGKMGVVGFCYGGGMSNTLAVRLPELILAAVPFYGRQPAVADVPKIKGALLIHYAENDPKVNEGWPAYEAALKEANTRYTAHTYPGTNHGFHNDTTPRYDEAAAKLAWERTITFFDEMLKGA
- a CDS encoding RNA polymerase sigma factor, with translation MPTPTIDQELAALHAGKTSATCAKIVALYGPLVKSACRRVLRDDGLAEDAAQETFVLLMKKAKSLPPSTSLAGWLYHAACRTALNHQRTAMRRRVRENSVEAMNQMIPDTQPNLWTEIEPHLDDAMLALPERQRDLVVQCYFQNQSQRSAAAALGCSESVVSRELSAAIEGLRQFITKRRVVVSSVALTGLLSTHAASASMTGSAVMVSAMMSATTSASLMAALIQSKLVLAAVAVVGTATVATVGYQQMTSPTRPATSQAVKPNNAVSSVNTSINVTFSDHKSAAGNASWRGKWDASFRFTSAMALNERKKQVLLESDPDLRYALLQKMGVLLSRAAFDDLIAKDLDASVAPWRDPFAVLANRTEMFDHYLMAWSNEDPLAALNWVTAQPDGGLGMRKQLLYALEARQLQPETLREWINSLTVKSMQEEAIIALESIGNPSSLIARMGTGGNEGFLVDLAMLNNGQGLDWTAFGAKLAAGKSAIVARAMRLVLKGDIAKPQLDQMIRQLAQSPDVNIRVGAPAILRAARGDAGVDYPHALQLAAMCDQAGMSNFSSSIFQGWAVADPSAAMQYAGGLRDLASMREVIAALPTLPDEATMLSWMTGTPTKAQDIALSALYGRSTNGPFDQLQKIMESTSIMDQVEAALEVMRMVPLSQAPAAAEWIKQLPESEDRQLLSRALTRRLATVDPQATLELVQSSGLQGQDYEETLTQAVTQFAAQNDLAKSTQFIKQITDPQMHDKALGQLAMVKFPGHPQDAYAYLQTHAQLDWQASALRMLSDLYYNKLGNIDANAAEILKLDLPRLGPDVALRASKLCKIWVDHQVPLNVPLTWTQQLPASMGRDARLQLARNQQLKPATVEQYQAWTQAATISVDERNQLLKVLSKRVDGQAAR
- a CDS encoding SRPBCC family protein, which encodes MTTKTDNNTATSTQTIKLHRVIKAPTERVYRAFLDADATVKWLPPNGFTCKVHEMNATVGGVFRMSFTNFSSGKSHSFGGTYLELKPGERLRYSDKFDDPNLPGEMITTIELKQVFCGTEMHITQEGIPSMIPAEACYVGWQESLILLAKLVEAEIPDEE
- a CDS encoding pyridoxamine 5'-phosphate oxidase family protein → MDSINQNQPEENHADLQGKLAIDKIKELVEKTNSCFFCTANPLTGSSAARPMSVQTVDDSGALWFLSPDDSHKNHELEMDPSVALYFQGSAHSDFLELKGKATVSKDRAKIEELWQPILKTWFTGGIDDPRITVIKFQPFEGYYWDTKHGTLVAGIKMLIGAATGKTLDDSIEGRLTV
- a CDS encoding methyltransferase, with translation MSITPDHILQTGLAFWASKTLLSAVEMGVFTELAKQPGDVASLQGRLGLHPRGARDFLDVLVSIGMLQRDEEGTYRNSDETDAFLDQNKPSYIGGILEMANHRLYPFWGDLSTALRTGEPQNESKGGGPDPFAALYADPARLREFLRAMSGVSRGGNLAIARQFPWSDYQTFADIGTAQGDLPVQIALANPHLRGIGYDLPEVGPIFEEYLDECGVADRVSFQGGSFFTDELPKADVLLFAHILHDWDLEVKQILLKKAYDALPSGGAVIVFDAIIDNERRSNTFGLLMSLNMLIETPGGFDYTGADCVGWMQQAGFRLCRVEHLVGPDSMVVGFKP
- a CDS encoding DUF72 domain-containing protein gives rise to the protein MHSWIGTSGFQYKEWKGKFYPEGTSAAKMLGYYSSQFSSTEINYTFRSIPSEKTIQRWSAETPDDFRFSLKAPQRVTHFAKLKDCSEIMTIFNEAVSGLNKKRGPLLFQLPATFKKDAGLLREFLTSLPKKNSLSSAFEFRHESWFNDEVNEILADHDAALCIAESDEIETPQVATAKFGYLRLRREDYRKPDLNRWAKFVAAQASRWSEVFVYFKHEDTCVGPGFAETFADALRHG
- a CDS encoding mobilization protein, with the protein product MANIHFIGGEKGGVGKSVLARVLAQYFIDRSKPFLGFDTDRSHGSLLRFYSDFASPVVVDRYESLDNVVEAASENPDKRILVDLAAQTHDSLVKWMDESGVLEATGELGLTITYWHVMDSGKDSVDLLKKLLDRFGSRLNYVIVLNQLRGENFDIFDRSGEKEHALSLNARIITLKRLHEAVINKIDAGSTSFWAAKNKSETDIKGLGILERQRVKVWLNHAYEQIDGLYV